TCTAAGGACAATTAGTATTGCAATCATCATAAATTTGGGTATATTATAAATGAATTTATTTTACCAAACCTAGGAGGTCTTTAGACCTCCAATTTTTTTACAAAAAAGAGGACTTATGAGACAGGTCAACCACATTGACACAGAAACTTTGAAAAATTGGATAGAAGATGAGTCTATAACCCAGACCTTATCTAAAAGAGCTGATAAGATTAGAAGAGAGGTCTATGGCAACAAGGTCTATATCAGGGGCTTGATTGAGGTTTCAAATATTTGCAAAAATGATTGTTTTTATTGTGGGATCAGAAGGTCAAATAAAGATATAACTAGGTATAGGCTTGGAAAGAGAGAGATACTTTCGGCAGCAGAATTTGGCTATGACCTTGGCTTTAGGACCTTTGTTATGCAGGGCGGAGAAGATAGGGCCTTTACAAAGGATTTTTTGGTAGATGTCATAAGTGATATCAAAGAAAAATTTCCGGATACAGCCATAACCCTGTCTTTGGGCGAAAGGTCCTTTGATGACTACAAGGCCTTTTTTGATGCTGGTGCTGATAGGTATTTGCTCAGAGAAGAAACTTCAAATCCTGATCACTATGATAAACTCCACCCAAAATCCATGGACCTTGGGAATAGGCAAAGATGCCTTTATGACCTAAAAAAAATCGGCTACCAAGTAGGAGGCGGTTTTATGGTTGATAGTCCCTACCAAAAAACTGAAGATTTGATCATGGATATTAGGTTTTTAGAAAAACTAGAGCCAGATATGATCGGTATAGGGCCATATCTTGTAAGCCATGATACGCCCTTCAAAAATTTTTCTGATGGGTCTTTTACAAAGACACTCAGGCTTGTTTCTATACTTAGGATCATCTTTCCTTACGCCCTCATACCAGCAACCACAGCCCTAGGGACAATAAATCCTGATGGCAGAAGGCTGGGCCTTATGGCAGGGGCCAATGTCTTGATGCCAAACCTGACCCCAGGAGATGTAAAAAAATCCTACAATCTCTACGATAACAAGCTAAATACAGGACTTGAGGCAGCAGAAGCCAAAAAAGCCCTAGAAAAAGAAATAGCCTCCTTTGGCTACCAAATAGTAGATGACAGGGGAGATGTGTCGGATTTTGGGAAATGATTGGCTGGCGATTTTAATAAATTAAAAACAAATATAATATATATGAAGTCAACTATAATAAAAGGTTACCCAAGATAATAGACGAGCTATAAACTCGTATTTTCAAATAATAAGGAATTGAAAATATAAGATTAGTAGGTATAATGATACTAACCATGAAGTCAACTATAAATCATGGAATTACCAAACAAAAAAAGACGAGTCTGCAGCTCGTCTTTTTGTTTTCTAGGGCTAATTATCATCTTCTTTAGTTCTCTTAGAGTTTAGCCACTTGTATAAATAGTTACCAACTACTTCTACTGCAACTCCAAGAATGAAGTCAACTATAATTTTCATGAAATCACCTCCTCCCACCCTAAGGGCCGATGATAACAATGTTATTATACTATATTTTCTATAGAAAATTACAAAAAAATAAACCATAAAGCCTTTGTGAAATAATAAATTTTTTGATTATGTAAAAAAGTATTATAATTATAATAGATGTTCTAATAAAGAAAGAAGGTAAGAATGATTAAATACGATCCCAAAAGCAAAAATGCAGAAGAATTTATCAACCATGATGAGATTTTACAGACCCTAGCTTATGGTAGGGAAAATGCTCACAATAGGAAGTTGATAAGTCAAATTTTAAAAAAAGCAAAGGAAGCTAAGGGACTTGACCATAGAGAGGCCTTTGTCCTTTTATCCTGCAAGGAAGATGACCTAAATGAGGAAATTTATAAACTTGCCAAGGAATTAAAATACAAATTTTATGCAAATAGGATAGTGCTCTTTGCACCTCTTTATCTATCAAATTATTGTGTAAATGGCTGTGTATATTGCCCTTATCACGGACAAAATAGGTCTATACCTAGGAAAAAACTTAGCCAAGATGAGATCAGGGACCAGGTTATAGCCCTACAGGATTTAGGCCACAAAAGGCTAGCCCTAGAGGCAGGAGAAGACCCAATAAATAATCCAATTGACTACATACTCGAGTCTATCCATACAATTTATAATATAAAACACAAAAATGGGGCTATTAGGCGAGTCAATGTAAATATAGCAGCCACTACTGTAGAAAATTATAGGAAATTAAAGGAAGCAGAGATCGGCACCTATATCCTCTTCCAAGAAACCTACAACAAAGAAAACTACGAAGCCCTCCACAAATTTGGACCAAAATCAAACTATGCCTACCATACAGAAGCCATGGATAGGGCTATGGAAGGGGGCATAGATGATGTGGGAATGGGAGTGCTTTACGGACTTGATTCTTATGAATATGAATTTATCGGCCAATTAATGCATGCTGAGCATATGGAAGCACGTTTTAATGTTGGTCCTCACACAATTTCTGTACCAAGAATCCAGCCAGCTGATGACATAGATCCAGATGATTTTGACAATTCCCTATCAGATGACATGTTTGCAAAACTTGTTGCCTGCATCAGGATTGCTGCACCTTATACAGGTATGATTGTCTCAACTCGTGAGTCAGAAGCCATGAGAAATAGGCTTCTAGACCTTGGGATAAGCCAGCTATCAGGCGGATCAAAAACATCTGTCGGTGGCTATACAGAAAAAGAAACAAAGGGAAGCGACCAATTTGAGCTTGCCGACACTAGGAGTCTAGATGAGGTTGTAAATTGGCTAATCGAAAAGGACCACGTTCCATCATTCTGCACTGCTTGTTACAGAAAAGGCAGGACTGGAGAAGTCTTTATGGGCATGGTCAAAAAACATGGTATTGGAAATATCTGCCATCCAAATGCCCTTGTGACCCTAAAAGAATACGCAGTTGACTACGCAAGCGATCAAACCGCTAAACACGCGGCAGCCCTTATAGAAAAAGAACTAGAAAATATACCAAATCCAGATGTCAGAGAAATGACCAGAAAAAATATAGAAAAAATCGAGGAAGGCCAGCGTGACATTTATATCTAAAACTGCCATGAGTGAGAGGGTTCACATTGGGATTTTTGGAAAGACCAATGCAGGCAAGTCCACCCTCCTAAACTATCTGACAGGGACAGATACAGCCATAGTTTCGCCTATAGAGGGGACAACAACAGATCCTATCAGAAAACCTATGGAGATTACAGATTTTGGACCAGTTGTTTTTGTAGATACGGCTGGGACTTCTGATGAAACTGTCCTAGGGTCTAGGAGGTATGAAAAAACCCTAGCAGAGATAGACAAGGTAGATATTTTTCTCTACCTCCTAAGCCCAGGCGATGACCTAGAGATGGTAAAAAGTTTTGGGGATAAGCCTGTGATTTTCCTAGCTATGAAGGTAGACATAGGCGATGGCAAAAATCTCCTAAAAGAATTTGCTGACAAAAATCCTATAGGAGTGGATGTCAGATCCTTAGACTCAAGGGAAGCGATTTTTGAAAAAATAAAGGCCCTCTATAAAAAAGAGGACCTATCTATAACAAAAAATCTTGTAAAAAAGGGCGACATGGTAGTCCTTGTCATGCCCCAGGATAAGGCAGCTCCCAAGGATAGGCTTATAAAACCCCAAGTCATGACCATAAGAGAAATCATAGACAAGGGGGCAAGTGCCATCTGTACAGACCTAGATAATTTTGAAAAGACCATAGGAAATCTCAAAAAAATTGACCTCATCATCACTGATAGCCAGGCTTTTAAAACTGTCCATGAGAAAAAGCCCAAGGACGTAAAACTTACTAGCTTTTCGGTTTTGTTTTCTGCCTTCAAGGGTGACATAGACTATTTTATAGAGTCAGCCAAGATCTTGGATTCTGATATAAAAAATATCCTCATAGCAGAAGCCTGTACCCATCCGCCAATAGATGAGGACATTGGGACAGTCAAAATCCCAAGGATGCTAAGAAAAATCCACCCAGGGGTAAATATAGATTTTGTCAGGGGGACTGACCCTATCGACTATGACAAATATGACCTGATCATAGCCTGTGGATCATGTATGTTTAACAGAACCCAGGTTTTAAATAGGGTCAAAAAAGCCAAAGAAAACCTGACCCCTATGACTAATTATGGGATAGCCATAGCAAAAATAAATAATATTTTAGATAAAATAGCCATTCCTGATTGATTTTTCAAAATAATTAATTATTATTTGACATAAAAATTCATAGGTGGTATTATATCCATAACAAAAAGATATTAGTTTTATAAACCGTTTGAAAAGAAGAGTAGTTTAGATGATTTTTCCACAGAGAGCCTTGTCCGGTGCAAATAGGCGAAAATGATCCTAGATGAAGATGGCCTTGGACGGGATAGGTCGATATGAGACCTATACGGGTATTCCCGTTATAGAATTAGAGTATGTTTGTACTTGATGAGTGTATTTGGAGGTGACTCCAGATAAAATAAGGTGGTAACGCGATAAAACGTCCTTATATTCCTTTTGGAATATTGGGGCGTTATTTTTTTAGAAAAGAGATTTTATGATAGAGCTAAAAAATATAAATGTAGACTTTGACGGCTTTAGGGCTGTCAAGGATGTAGATTTGACAATTGAAGAAAAAGATATTTACGGGATTGTAGGATTTTCTGGTGCGGGCAAGTCAACTTTGGTTCGTACTATAAACCTCCTCCAAAGACCAACAAGTGGCCAGGTTCTCATAGATGGGGAAAATCTTTTGGACCTATCCAATAAAGAACTCAGGATCAGGCGCAAAAAAATCGGCATGATCTTTCAGGGATTTAACCTCCTAAACAATCTGACCATTTTGGATAATGTCA
This window of the Anaerococcus mediterraneensis genome carries:
- the hydE gene encoding [FeFe] hydrogenase H-cluster radical SAM maturase HydE; this encodes MRQVNHIDTETLKNWIEDESITQTLSKRADKIRREVYGNKVYIRGLIEVSNICKNDCFYCGIRRSNKDITRYRLGKREILSAAEFGYDLGFRTFVMQGGEDRAFTKDFLVDVISDIKEKFPDTAITLSLGERSFDDYKAFFDAGADRYLLREETSNPDHYDKLHPKSMDLGNRQRCLYDLKKIGYQVGGGFMVDSPYQKTEDLIMDIRFLEKLEPDMIGIGPYLVSHDTPFKNFSDGSFTKTLRLVSILRIIFPYALIPATTALGTINPDGRRLGLMAGANVLMPNLTPGDVKKSYNLYDNKLNTGLEAAEAKKALEKEIASFGYQIVDDRGDVSDFGK
- the hydG gene encoding [FeFe] hydrogenase H-cluster radical SAM maturase HydG, whose protein sequence is MIKYDPKSKNAEEFINHDEILQTLAYGRENAHNRKLISQILKKAKEAKGLDHREAFVLLSCKEDDLNEEIYKLAKELKYKFYANRIVLFAPLYLSNYCVNGCVYCPYHGQNRSIPRKKLSQDEIRDQVIALQDLGHKRLALEAGEDPINNPIDYILESIHTIYNIKHKNGAIRRVNVNIAATTVENYRKLKEAEIGTYILFQETYNKENYEALHKFGPKSNYAYHTEAMDRAMEGGIDDVGMGVLYGLDSYEYEFIGQLMHAEHMEARFNVGPHTISVPRIQPADDIDPDDFDNSLSDDMFAKLVACIRIAAPYTGMIVSTRESEAMRNRLLDLGISQLSGGSKTSVGGYTEKETKGSDQFELADTRSLDEVVNWLIEKDHVPSFCTACYRKGRTGEVFMGMVKKHGIGNICHPNALVTLKEYAVDYASDQTAKHAAALIEKELENIPNPDVREMTRKNIEKIEEGQRDIYI
- the hydF gene encoding [FeFe] hydrogenase H-cluster maturation GTPase HydF, which codes for MTFISKTAMSERVHIGIFGKTNAGKSTLLNYLTGTDTAIVSPIEGTTTDPIRKPMEITDFGPVVFVDTAGTSDETVLGSRRYEKTLAEIDKVDIFLYLLSPGDDLEMVKSFGDKPVIFLAMKVDIGDGKNLLKEFADKNPIGVDVRSLDSREAIFEKIKALYKKEDLSITKNLVKKGDMVVLVMPQDKAAPKDRLIKPQVMTIREIIDKGASAICTDLDNFEKTIGNLKKIDLIITDSQAFKTVHEKKPKDVKLTSFSVLFSAFKGDIDYFIESAKILDSDIKNILIAEACTHPPIDEDIGTVKIPRMLRKIHPGVNIDFVRGTDPIDYDKYDLIIACGSCMFNRTQVLNRVKKAKENLTPMTNYGIAIAKINNILDKIAIPD